The Lycium ferocissimum isolate CSIRO_LF1 chromosome 10, AGI_CSIRO_Lferr_CH_V1, whole genome shotgun sequence genome window below encodes:
- the LOC132034493 gene encoding ADP-ribosylation factor-like, which translates to MHINNKHKPISSFSLLLDLLILSPLSSAHLRFTEMGLSFTKLFSRLFAKKEMRILMVGLDAAGKTTILYKLKLGEIVTTIPTIGFNVETVEYKNISFTVWDVGGQDKIRPLWRHYFQNTQGLIFVVDSNDRDRVVEARDELHRMLNEDELREAVLLVFANKQDLPNAMNAAEITDKLGLHSLRQRHWYIQSTCATSGEGLYEGLDWLSNNIASKG; encoded by the exons ATGCATATAAATAACAAACATAAGCCCATCAGTTCATTTTCTCTCCTTCTCGATCTGCTGATTTTATCCCCTCTCTCATCGGCCCATCTTCG ATTTACAGAGATGGGGCTGTCTTTCACTAAACTCTTTAGTCGCCTCTTTGCAAAGAAAGAAATGCGTATTCTTATGGTTGGTCTCGATGCTGCTGGTAAAACCACAATTCTGTACAAGCTCAAGTTGGGAGAAATTGTTACCACTATCCCAACCATTG GCTTCAATGTGGAGACTGTTGAATACAAAAACATCAGCTTTACTGTGTGGGATGTTGGGGGTCAGGACAAG ATTAGACCtctatggaggcattatttccAGAACACACAGGGTCTCATCTTTGTGGTTGACAGCAATGACAGAGACCGTGTAGTTGAGGCAAGGGATGAGCTTCACAGGATGTTAAATGAG GATGAATTAAGAGAAGCTGTGCTGCTTGTTTTTGCAAACAAACAAGATCTTCCAAATGCAATGAATGCAGCTGAAATCACCGACAAGCTTGGCCTTCATTCTCTCAGACAGCGACACTG GTATATCCAGAGTACATGTGCTACTTCTGGAGAAGGGCTATATGAGGGACTAGATTGGCTTTCAAACAACATTGCCAGCAAG GGGTAA